Part of the Lolium rigidum isolate FL_2022 chromosome 6, APGP_CSIRO_Lrig_0.1, whole genome shotgun sequence genome, CTTGAGTTTCATCATTCTTTGCTGTGACTGCTGATGTATTCTTTATGAGGTTGAGCCAAATAAACATTGCTGTACTAGATGGAACAACAAATTCGTATCATGTTCATTATCCTTGTCATATGCCCTGAATGAAGTATTGTGGATATGGCTCGCTCCCTCATGCATGACTTGTTTGCCTGAAAATGGCATTTCTAAATTTGATATTGTGATAGGTCCAAATTTTGTTACCAAATACACCTCACATCAGTGAGCTATGGCTTATCATTGTTTTGCTGTTATGTTCATGTTGTACACGTGTGGAAGTGAAAAATATAATTTGAATGATGCTTTCCTATTCAGAGTTTGTTTGGTTGTGATACTTGCGGAGTATAAAGCAACTGAATATATGGTTTATCGCTGAATCAACATTTTGTCAAACTGTATCATATTTGTTCTGTGATGTTAGTTTATTTTTCTGAATCTAATCTCTGTCTGCTTGAGAGGGCCTCAGCATTAACTTCCAAGCGATTTGGTTGTTATCCATTTTGGGCAAAAACTCAAAAATTTTACATCATGTTTGTACTTGTTATATGATCCACGCGTGATGTCTCACAATAATAGTGGCATCTTTCAGGCTAGGAATAAACCCATTTGTGACAATTTTGTTTGCAGTTATCAGAGCTTCTGAGTGTTGAGTTTTATGGCGAATGGATTGGTCTTGTAGCAGAATTTACAACTAAATCATTGCTATCATGGCAGGTTTGTCTGTCTATCTTGCTCAGTTACTAATTATTGTTGATTGTTCAGTTACTAATTATTGTTAATTGTTGTGCATGTTATGACTTTGGTATCCCATTGATTAATCATTTTGCAGTGGGCCAGTAACAGTGTATACTATCTTTTAAGCCTTTGGTCAAGGCTGGTGACATCTTTGCCTTACTTGAAAGGCGATACACCAAGTCTGCTAGATGAAACTGTACCCAAAATTACGGAAGGTTTTATCACTTCCAGAATTAATTCTGTTCAGGTACTTTCTTATGTGAGGGATCAATTGCTCTTTCTATTTCAGTCAAATATTAAACATCATTCTTATTATTTTCTTGTTTCTGTTCATCACAGGCCTCATCAGATTTAGACAATCCGTTGGATAATGCCGAAGGTCTCCAGGATCAGCTGGAGAGTCTTCCTTATCTTTGCCGATTCAAGGTTTGCTGTTATGTCATGATTCCATGAATGTTGCTTTCTGATTTTTAAAACGATATCTTTCTGTTCAAAACTTGATTTGACTTCAATTTTGAAATCGTGGTTGACTGGAAGTAagatgccttgttcttggaatttcTGGACTTGCATAAATTGTTTCATATTTCATGCCCTGattattattttcttttgttgagttgcAGTACGAAAGCTGTAGCCTTTTCATCATAAATATCATGGAGCCTCTTCTACAAGCTTATACGGTATGACAGTGCTGTTTCATGAGTTATTGTTTTCCAGAAGAGACTCAAACTCAATACTTAAACAGGCAAGGTCAAGATTAACTGCTCCTGGAGATGTAGCTGAGCTTTCTGTCATTGAAGGGCAGATTGCATGGATGGTCCACATAATTGCAGCCATTCTCAAGATAAGACAGACTGTTGGTTGCAGGTGAGCAATTGAGTTTATTTGCTTGGTTGCCATTTTTGTGCTATTCCTTCCATAAAtaagtttttttattttcttctgcAGCCAAGATTCACAGGAGTTATTCGACGCAGAACTTGCAGCCCGAGTGTTACAATTGATAAATATTACCGATACAGGGGGGCATGCACAGGTTAGATGAATTTTTTTGTCACTTGACATGAATGGCGAGCTGCCTAGTAAATGTGCTTGCAGGCATGATGATTTTCCAATTCTAAGGCTATCTGCTATAGGATGTTTTTTTTTCTccattttttagaaaaatctaatTTTGAAGAATACTATGGTTTAGGATGACTTTTAACTAATAAATGTTGGTTTCATATGCAGACATCGTACTTGACAGATATTGCCTCTTGCTGACTCAAAACTTTTCCATGCATAGGTCCTAGTAATACTTTAGTGGGTTGCATTGTGTTGATAGTTGCTCTAGACTGGATTAACTTTCAAAAATAACCATATATCATGCAGCAAAACACAATCTCCATGGCAGCTAAGATTGTGGTTTGTTTGGCGTTGCGGTGGCTTCTCAAAAGCACTTAAATTTTGTTTTTGGATACACTATTTACTGAAAGCATTTTCGTTTAGGTTGTAATGGAAAATCCTACTACAATCAGTAAAGATTAGCACAACAACTGATCCTAAAGCCATTTTCCTGCCTTGGTTTCCTGTTCCCCACTTGTCCTACCAAGGCAGTAATATTGCTATCTTGCTGTACTTGCCTGATTTTTATGTTTTTCTGTCCTCCTTTTATGGCTTTGCTCTCAGAAGATTATTGAGTGAATGGAAGAATGAGAACTGATTATATTCTCCTTGCAGAGATATCAAGAATTAAGCAAGCAAAGGCTTGATCGAGCTATTCTTATCTTTGTGCAAAATTTCAGAAGATCCTATGTAGGTGACCAAGCCATGCATTCTTCAAAGGTTCAGAAAAAGCAAACTCCAATGACAGATTATATTGTTTGCAGCATTTTGATATACCTTCCTGCCATATCATAAAGCATTGATTCTTTGCTGCAGCAGTTGTATGCAAGATTGTCTGAGCTTCTTGGACTGACTGATCATTTAGTTTTACTCAACGTTATTGTTGGGAAAATAGCTACAAATCTCAAGTGCTACGCTGAGGTGAGTATCTACTGACTTCAACTTTGATTTTGATCTATAAGTTCTTGCTGACCTTTGATGTGTTTACAGTGTGAGGATGTAATTGATCATACTCTGGCACTGTTCCAGGACCTCGCATCTGGGTAAACTTGTAGTTTTATGTATTTAGTTTCCATTCTCTCATGTTGCCATGTTCAGCATGATGAGAACTCCTGTTTGTATTGACGTAGCAGCTATATGACTGGAAAGCTTCTTCTCAAGTTGGAGAGTACAAAGTTCATCATGTCAAATCATTCTGTAAGTGCCTCACACTAGCTTTTGTTTCATATGATCTCTGTGCTCCCCTGTCTCATAAATGTTTCATTTTCACTATTCATCCTGCCAGCGGGAAAATTTTCCGTTTCTTGATGAATACAGGTGTGTCCGCAGTAGAACGAACTTCTACTACATCCTTGGCTCCCTGGTCTTCATGGAAGATGGCCCAATAAAATTCCGCACTTTCATGGAGCCACTTCTGCAGGTCCATAACTAGTTGTTTTATGGTAATATTATACTTTTTATCacattttttttctgattttgttCTTTGTTTTCACTATAGATTGCAGTTAATTTAGAGGCAAGTGCCGATGCTGCTTTCCGGACTGATGCTGTAAAGTACGCATTTACTGGTTTGATGAGAGATCTACGAGGCATTGCGATGGCCACAAATAGGTGAATTCTGTGAACATACATTAGTATAAAAGTATGTAACAGCTCCTAAGTTTTGGAAACTAATTGCGCCTTTGTTGATGTGATCCAGCCGCAGGACTTACGGGCTCCTATTTGAATGGTTGTATCCATCTCGCATGCCGCTTCTATTGAGAGCCATTTCCCTGTTGACAGATGAACCAGAGGTCACCAATCTTTACTACTGTTACATTTTTGAGAACTCTTTGCTGTTATTAAGCCTACTTTTATTACCTAGAATCTGATTCTATAAATCTTTTATTCAGTTCCTCTAAAACATCGTCACGTGCAGGTTACCACACCTTTATTCAAGTTCATGGCTGAATTTGTTTTGAACAAAGCTCAGCGATTGACGTTTGATTCGTCATCACCAAATGGGATCCTACTGTTTCGAGAGATAAGCAAGCTTATTGTGGCTTATGGTTCAAGGATTCTATTACTTCCAAATGGCACTGATATTTATGCAAGAAAATACAAAGGCATATGGATTTCATTGACTGTTCTTTCAAGGGGTGAGTATATGAATTGTGTTTTGATGCATGCTGTTTTATAACTGCACGTTGCTTACATTTTATAATGATGCCAGTTTCATTATTTGAACTACTTTCGTAGTAAACCTGCTTCAGCCATTTGAAAGCGATCCTTATACATGTGCACTCTGTACTAGCCTAGTGGGAAATTTGTTAGTTTTGTTATTCAAATTGGCTCCAGTGGACAGTGTTTGAGGATTTACATGACTGTTTTGTACTTCCAGTACAGAATACGGTTCAACTGTCAAAATGCTGCATTTGGGGTTGACCTGGATTTTGGTAGTCCAACTTCCCCAACCAGCCATTTTGTATTTTTCGCTTTGGTCCAACTTTTCCTATTTTTCTAGTGCAAGTCATGAAAGTAATTATATTTTGATAGGCAGCTCTATTTTGATATGATTTGTCAGGAATGTGAATATTATAATTTTAAATATTGCACTACTGAACATTCGTGTTGGATTGGGACCTTGTTAACTGTTTTGATGAGGGTTCAGACCTTGCAACACAAGTGGAAAACTACAAGTAGCTGGTTCCTCCTGTTCCTTTGCAAACTGGCTAAGAAGAGTTCGCTATTCCCAATGAGATTATATTTTAATGCAACAAGTTACCTCAGCTATGGTTACCCTGAACCAAAATATTCTGAGTTGAGATTTTAATTCGCAAAATTTGTGTACTGCTAAATTTTTGGCTAGTTCTACGGAAGCCTATTGGTGGGAAATAATTCTATTCGAATTCTGTTATTCTTGGCCAGGTTCTAGGAAGATCTCGTGTGGCTGTGCTATGAACCTTAGTTTTGTTTGCATTATTAGAATTAAAATGCAATAATAGTTTGTTACACAAAGTTGAATATTGTCTGTGTTCCACTTTGTGAGCCTATTACTATGCTTTTACTTTGTTCACTTCAAAATATTAAACTCACATTGCAGACTTCTAGTTCCTTGCTGATATTTACTGTTCTTGTGATTGACATTCACTTCAATTGTATTTGCAGCCTTATGTGGGAACTATGTCAATTTTGGTGTGTTTGAGCTTTATGGTGACAGAGCTCTCGCAGATGCCCTTGATATATCTTTGAAGATGACGCTGTCAATTCCACTGTCTGATATATTGACATTTAAAAAGGTACTCAATTATTCATGCTGTCATTGGTAATTTAGTTCTCATTTGTTTGCTGCCATATGCGACTGCTTAGCTTATTATGTTTGTTAGCTATCTGAAAATATTTGTGATAAGTTCTATAGCACTGAACGAGCATAGGAACAATGGACATTGATCATTAGCAGAGGCAACAGTTTGGTCATTACAAACTTGACCTAAATTTTAGCATGAATGCGGTTGAGTTAGTTTTGTTTTATAAAATTAATCCCATAATGTCAATACattattgtttttttttaataCGGACCTTGGTTAAGTCGGGATTTCTATATTCAGGGCAGAATTGCTGTTTCACATTTGTACTATTTTGACAAGTGTATATTAAGGGGTACCATTCGATAATTATATATGTGCCAAaatgaaaattcagaaaaaatgtcAAGTAAAAGCTCATAGTAATGACGCGAGGCAAACATGAAATGATCTATGGCAAAATACTGGGGTCCAGGATCTTTTCGTGAAGCTGTTTCAGGAATCTTTGATGTTGCATCCGTATTCCAACCCCTACCATTCTATGCTTCTTATAAGTATATAAGTAGAGAAATAGGAGTCTGGATGGCAAGTCATATCCTTTGTTCTTGATAGCTTGTATTTTTGCCGTATGCTGGTATGATAGGTAATGTCTCAATAGTTAGCAATATCCTTGGTTTTGTAGTTTGGATCCTGTTTGTTAATTAAACCATCAGGCAGTAGATACGTAGGCCAGATTTGTTTGGTTTGGTCATTTGCAAATACATGAATCTGGACAGTGATGCAGATCTTATGAGAACCCCCTTTTATGGTCAGCGAGATGCGTCTATTTTACATTTCATCTGTAGAAATTTAGAATCAATCAGAATAATCTATTGGTTTGTTTCAGCTATCAAAAGCATACTATGGATACATGGAAGTTATGTTCAACAACCATATCACTATCAGTTCTGTTCTCAATTTGGATACAAGCACCTTCGTGCATATTGTCAGCACACTTGAATCTGGCTTAAAAGGATTAGATACGGGGATATCAACACAGGTATGTCTCTATGGATCTTTTACCACTTTTGTGCATATTGTCAGTGTGCGTTTGCCTGAAGCTAGTTCATTACTCTATGTTGCTATGAAAGCTTGTATAGTACCATTGTACG contains:
- the LOC124666467 gene encoding exportin-7-like isoform X9, giving the protein MSSMESLAQLEVLCEKLYNSRDSAERAHAESTLKCFSENSDYISQCQYILDNASTPYALMLASTSLLKQVSDRSLSLQLRLDIRNYVMNYLAARGPKLQNFVIVSLIQLVCRITKFGWLDDDRFREIFKEATDFLALASQDHYLIGLKILNFLVMEMNQANSAMPLSLHRKIATSFKDQFLLQIFQISLTSLHQLKSEVADDLRRVPISLALRCLSFDFVGSPVDESSEEFGTVQLPASWRPLLQDPSTVQIFFDYYKVNDTTVSKEALECLVRLASVRRSLFVEDPARSQFLSHLMSGTREILQTGQGLADHGNYHEFCRLLGRFKVNYQLSELLSVEFYGEWIGLVAEFTTKSLLSWQWASNSVYYLLSLWSRLVTSLPYLKGDTPSLLDETVPKITEGFITSRINSVQASSDLDNPLDNAEGLQDQLESLPYLCRFKYESCSLFIINIMEPLLQAYTARSRLTAPGDVAELSVIEGQIAWMVHIIAAILKIRQTVGCSQDSQELFDAELAARVLQLINITDTGGHAQRYQELSKQRLDRAILIFVQNFRRSYVGDQAMHSSKLYARLSELLGLTDHLVLLNVIVGKIATNLKCYAECEDVIDHTLALFQDLASGYMTGKLLLKLESTKFIMSNHSRENFPFLDEYRCVRSRTNFYYILGSLVFMEDGPIKFRTFMEPLLQIAVNLEASADAAFRTDAVKYAFTGLMRDLRGIAMATNSRRTYGLLFEWLYPSRMPLLLRAISLLTDEPEVTTPLFKFMAEFVLNKAQRLTFDSSSPNGILLFREISKLIVAYGSRILLLPNGTDIYARKYKGIWISLTVLSRALCGNYVNFGVFELYGDRALADALDISLKMTLSIPLSDILTFKKLSKAYYGYMEVMFNNHITISSVLNLDTSTFVHIVSTLESGLKGLDTGISTQCASAIDSLAAFYFNNIANITAGDNPPSPAALNLARHIGEFPSLFPQILKTLFEIIIFEDAGNQWSLSRPILSLIMISEQMFSDLRAQILASQAVEQQQRLSQCFDKLMTDVTRSLEPKNRDRFTQNLTTFRHDFRAK